Proteins encoded together in one Methanobacterium bryantii window:
- a CDS encoding sensor histidine kinase, producing the protein MDRYQKLRDLAEEKLCETDQGINKLPKEIDELIHELQVHQIELEMQNEELQRSRTEIEELHQKYYDLYNSAPAGYITMDMATKITEINIIGAKLIGIDPTEKHKYIFNLFITPEYRELFNFHVKNALRTGNKQNFELDLKRRDKTIFHAHIEMDMKLEKNTLYKLVIVDITERKKLEEDLKRSNNELKQFAYVASHDLQEPLRTIVSFTQLLAKRYEGKLDKDADEFVDFIVDASIRMKQQIDDLLEFSGVMTHGGNFEKINMNDVLKQVISSLNTLINENNAKISCDPLPEVVADHRQLARLFQNIIINSIKFRKPDEAPKIHISAKKDEENNEYIFSVSDNGIGIESQYQDRIFTIFQRLHPMEEYKGTGIGLSVAKKIVERHGGLIWVESKFGKGSTFYFTIPVSTNNIKTS; encoded by the coding sequence ATGGATAGATACCAAAAATTACGGGACCTTGCTGAAGAAAAGCTGTGTGAAACCGATCAAGGCATAAATAAACTTCCAAAAGAAATTGATGAACTAATCCATGAACTTCAAGTACACCAAATTGAACTTGAAATGCAAAATGAAGAACTCCAACGTTCCAGAACAGAAATAGAAGAGCTGCACCAAAAATATTACGATCTTTACAATTCCGCCCCTGCAGGGTACATTACAATGGATATGGCAACCAAGATCACTGAAATAAACATTATAGGGGCAAAATTAATAGGTATTGACCCGACTGAGAAGCATAAATACATATTTAATTTATTTATTACACCAGAATACCGTGAATTATTTAATTTTCATGTTAAAAATGCTTTAAGGACTGGAAATAAACAAAATTTTGAGCTTGACTTAAAAAGAAGAGATAAAACTATTTTTCATGCACATATTGAAATGGATATGAAATTAGAAAAAAATACATTGTACAAATTAGTTATAGTAGACATCACAGAACGGAAGAAGCTAGAAGAAGATTTAAAACGTTCCAATAATGAATTAAAACAGTTCGCATATGTGGCATCACATGACCTACAAGAACCACTTAGAACCATTGTAAGTTTTACACAACTTTTAGCGAAGCGTTATGAAGGAAAGTTAGATAAAGATGCTGATGAATTTGTTGATTTTATTGTAGATGCTTCAATTAGAATGAAACAACAGATCGATGATTTACTTGAATTTTCAGGGGTAATGACCCACGGTGGCAATTTTGAAAAAATAAACATGAATGATGTTCTTAAACAAGTTATTTCCAGTTTAAATACATTAATTAATGAAAACAATGCAAAAATTAGCTGTGATCCCTTACCCGAAGTAGTTGCTGACCACAGACAGCTTGCCCGATTATTTCAAAACATTATAATTAATTCTATTAAATTCAGAAAACCAGATGAAGCTCCAAAGATTCATATCTCCGCAAAAAAAGATGAAGAAAATAATGAATATATATTTTCAGTATCCGACAATGGAATTGGAATAGAATCACAGTATCAAGACCGCATTTTCACCATATTCCAGAGACTTCACCCAATGGAAGAATATAAAGGAACTGGAATCGGACTTTCAGTTGCAAAAAAAATTGTAGAACGCCACGGAGGGCTCATTTGGGTGGAATCTAAGTTTGGAAAAGGTTCTACTTTTTATTTTACCATACCTGTTTCCACAAATAATATTAAAACTAGTTAA